CGGTAGGTGACAGACGAGAAGTCCGCGGGATAGCTCAGGCCCTCGGCGATGAGGCCATAGGCGGTCGCCACCTCGTCCCGCGACTGGGTGGTGAGCGTGTCGTAGATGTTGCCGATGCCCGCGCCCACGGTGCCGCGTGGCACCACGAAATTGAAGCTGTCGAACGTGCCGTCCTCGGCGAAACGGACGACGCCGCCCTTGGGGGCATCCGGGTTCACATAGTCGAAATGCTTGAAGTCCGGCTTGTACTTGGGCTCGCCCATCAGCGAGGTCGCGAAGCGGAACGGCGCCGGGGCTGCGGCCTGCTGGGCTTGCGCGAACGCCGGCGCGGTGCAGGCGAGGATGGCGGTGGCGAGGGCGATCCGGCGGATCTTCACGAGCATCGACGACTCCGGGCTGCTGGCCGCCGGGCGGCGGCCCGCGAGGACAGACCGCATATCACGCCTGACGCGACGGCAGAAACATGGCGTGATCAGCGGGAAATGATAGCGGAAGATCCGTTGCCGCACGCATTTTCCCCGCACGTGAACAGGAAAAAGGCCGGTCTCCTCGCGGAGCCGGCCTGCTGTGACATTTGCGTGAGGCGGCGGGTCGGTGCCGCAGAGCAGCCCCGCCGGGGTCTCACTTCGCCGGTGCGGCGTCGGCGGCCTTGGGCAGCGGCAGCGGGCTGTGGGAGAGGGTGTTGAGATAGGCGATGAGGTCCGCCCGCTCGCTCTCCTTCGGAATGCCGGCGAACGCCATGGCGGTTCCGGGCACATAGGCCTTCGGGTTGGTCAGGAAGGCGTTGAGATCGTCGAAGGACCAGTCGCCACCCTTGCCCTGGAGGGCCGAGGAATAGGCAAAGCCCGCGACGCTCGCCTTCTTGCGGCCGACCACCCCATAGAGATCAGGGCCGACCTTGGCACCGGCACCTTCCGCGAAATTGTGGCAGGAGGCGCAACGCTTGGCGACGTTGGCTCCCTTCTCCACGGAGGCGGTGGGCAGCAACTGGGCGATCGGCACCTCGGCCGCCGCCTTGGGGGCCGCCTGGCCGGTCGCGCCGCCTTCCGGCACCGCGATCTCGTAGCCGGGCTTGGCCGGAGCCTCGGGCGTGAAAAGGATTTCGGACACGATGCCGAGGCCGAGCGTCAACGTCAGCGTGCCGAGCACCGCGCCTGCGATCTTGTTTAATTCAAAACTATCCATCGACGCTTCGCTCCCCCGGAGCCCTAATTCCTCGCCTGAGATCGGGGCGTGCAAACAGGCTTTGCCGCACGGTTTTACGCGGCGGCAGCTTGGAACTAATCACTTTGAAAGATGCCGTGCAACTCGTATAAGGCGCGCCCCAATGCCGCGTGTGGCGGGTGCGCCGCAGCAAAATTCCTTGAGCTGGAACATGGCCTTCTCCGCCTCAGACGTCCTGGTGCTCATTCCTGCGCGCCTCGCGGCCTCCCGGCTGCCGGGAAAACCGCTCGCTGACGTGGGCGGACGGCCCATGATCGTCGAGGTTGCGCGACGTGCGGTCGCAGCCGGCATCGGTCGCGTGGCGGTGGCCACCGACGCGGTGGAGATCGCGGACGCGGTGCGCGCCGCCGGGTTCGAGGCGGTGATGACCCGCGCCGATCACCCTTCCGGCTCCGACCGCATCTTCGAGGCGCTCGGCGTGCTGGACCCGGACGGTGCCGTTCAGGTGGTGGTGAATGTG
The Azorhizobium caulinodans ORS 571 genome window above contains:
- a CDS encoding c-type cytochrome, with protein sequence MDSFELNKIAGAVLGTLTLTLGLGIVSEILFTPEAPAKPGYEIAVPEGGATGQAAPKAAAEVPIAQLLPTASVEKGANVAKRCASCHNFAEGAGAKVGPDLYGVVGRKKASVAGFAYSSALQGKGGDWSFDDLNAFLTNPKAYVPGTAMAFAGIPKESERADLIAYLNTLSHSPLPLPKAADAAPAK